AAGGCCCTCGGCCGACTGCTGGGGTTCTAACAACATGTACGAAAAGGTGGGGCGGGCGTCTCGCCCGCCGTTCGGGCGCAGCCAGTAACGCCACGCCAACTTCATCGACAGACACTTGTGGACCCCGAAAGCACACACCTATGCGATCTTTAGCTGCCGCCCTGTCCGTGCTGCTCCTCCTCGCCGCCGTGTCCTGCACCGGCCACAACGAAACCACCCAATCCCCGGATCTATCCACGGAGCAACCCCCCGCCCAACGCGCCCTCACCGGCCAAGTCCTGCTCCCCGCAGGCGAAGGCCCACGCGGCGTCGAGCTGTGGATCACCACCCAAACCCAAGACCAGCCCCCCGACGACCACTGGGTGCGCTTCGACGAAGCCGGCCGATTCGAACACCCGCTCCCGCCCGGCAGGCAACTCACAAACCTCACTCTCTCCGCGGCCGGCACCGATGTGTTCCTACTCGAAACAGACGCCTTCCCCGACGCCGACGACGCCGGCACAATCGGCCTCGGCACGATCGACCTGCGCGACCGCCTCATCCCCCACAAGCTCACCCTCCGCGCCGCCCAGGGCGCACCCCAAGGCGATATCCGCGCCGCCCTCTGGCCCGGCCCGCCCCCCACCGGCCCGCGCGGCGGGTCCGTCTCCCTCGGCTCCGCCCAGTTCCCCACCCTCACCCTCGGCGACGAAACCCAATGGCTCCTGCCCCCCAACGCCACCACCATCTACCTCCTCGTCGAACGCCCCGCCAACAACGCCCGAGGCCGCAACTGGCGCAGCGGATACCAACAACAATTCGGCCCCTACACCACCAACAACTTCCCCAACGAACTCCACATCGCCGGCGACTAATCCCCACCCCCGGAAGCCACTCCAACGCGCCTGAGCGCTACAAGAACAGGGTCGATCGCCCCAAAACGAAGGTAGAACGCGACACAATCTGGGTAGATCACCGCTTCCACGAGGGAGATCGCCGCAGTCACGGGGTCCAACGCAGCACAATCAGACAAACACGCCGCATTCCCATCCCGCCAATCCCGCGGCTTCGCAGACTCAGCCCCCGCCGCGCTACCGCCGACGGCGACGCGATGTGCAGAGCAGCAGGACGGCCAGCCCCGCAAATGTGCCCGGCTCGGGGACGTTGCCGCCGGGCGGTGTGCCGTTGCCCCAGTTCGCGAGGACGACGTTCAGGTCCGCCTCGTTGACCAGCCCATCGCCGGTCCAGTCGCCGGAAAGCAGATCGTAGTTGCTCACCGAATCACCCCAGTTGGCGAGCAGGATGTCAAGGTCGCTTACTCCAACGAATCCATCGCGGTCTAGGTCGCCTTCAATCAAGTCGAACAACGACGCGAAGTAAATGTCAGAGATCACGACTTCTGAATCTACTGTTGAGAAGGAGTCCAATCGAAACGCGAGTTCATACTCCCCTGCAGCAGTCGCTATAGGTAAGCCAAAGAAGTACTCGTAGCCGTCCTCAAACGCGATGCGCTCATCGACTGTTCCAAGCAACGTGCCATCCAGATACACCGATAGGAGGCCTTCTGCGCCCTCCAAGCTTGTAAAGTCTGTTGTAAAAAACAAGCTGTCAAAATTGCCATCCAAGGTTACGAGTGAGGTAATCCACACAGGGATATCACTTCGTGTCGAGGAATCTGTACGTAGCGTGGTGGTGGCCCCATCGAACTCGATCAGATCAGTGCTGGAAAGATAAGAAGGCAGTGACTCAAGACTCAGTGCTTGAGAGCTATTAAAACTGATCGGAGGGAGGGTAGGTCCGACATCGCCTACTAGGGCGACTGAACCACCTTGAACCAATTCGATCCCATCCACAAAAGTTCCGTACTCAGGCAATGAGCCAGTAATGACGGATTGATTGAATCCCCAACTGCCACCCGGAGACGAGATAGTAGTTGCATACCATTTTACTGGCCAGTTATGGTTAGCATTCAACTGAGTTGGTGCCAAGATATGAGACCCGGGGCTTCCGTCTACATCAGTAACAACGACATTCATTGCATGTTCTAGTATTGATCCCGTTGTTTCGTAAACATACGAGCCAATTCCATCCCGTAGTACAGTTTCGAAGTGTTGTCGCATCGGGTGATCTTCGGCCATGTCTAGTATAGCTTCGGCTAAGATCGGGTCAACAACATCTAAGCGGCCGATATCTTCTGGGCTTCGATCTACATAGTGTTCAGCATAGTCAGCAGTATCGCCTAGCTCACCGATCAAAAATTGGGTGTTAAATGCGTCGAGAAATGTGACCTGAACATCGATTTCCGGACGATTAGACTCGATGTAGTCTGCGGCGGCATCGATCAGCCATGCTCCTGCGCTGTGTGCCACCAGATGTACTGAGGTAACATCGCTATTCACAATGGAACATCCGAGACGGTGCCCTTCAGATATTGCACGAGATGCAGCTACACTGGGAACTACATAAGTTTGCTCAATGATAGGTAGAGGTAAAAGTTCTTCGCTCCCGTTGGAGGCCGTCCAGTCATAACCAATCACACTGGTGTCGGTTCCATCAAACTGACCATGCAGGTACAACTGCATCTCATGCCAATCTGTATCATTCGAATCCGTATAGATAAAGTCTTCTTGCGGGGTCGCCCACCCGTGGGTGTAAACCACAGCGGATGTGCTATCACCAAAATCAACAGATGAAGCATCACATGGGGGCTGTATTGTTCCAGGCGGCTGTGTGGGTGTGCTCCACGCAGACATAATCTCCACCGCATCGATATCGACACCTTCATGGCCCGAAGGCGCGTGCGGTGTGGTGTTGACAATCTGTACATATTGCGCCTGATTGATTCCGGCAGAAGCGAGATCGAATGAGGCGACTGTGCTGGCGTTTGCAGGATTGCCGCCGGAGTTCGCGCCGAGGTAGGTCCTGATCCCGTTGTTGATGACATAGACTTCGAAGTCTTCGCCTACGCTGTAATTGCCGTAGTGGATGGCTATATCGTCGCCGGGGCGATCTACCGCGACACCGCCGAAACTCACCGTCACACGGCCGTACGGATGAGTGGGGTTGCTGGGGCTGTTCGATGTGAAATCTGCGAGACCGGCACCGGTTGCAGCCACATGGTCCGGTAGACCAAGGATCAGGTTCGGGTTGTTGCCGGGGCCGACTTCCGTGGTGAGTGGTTCGTAGATGTCATTCGCGAAGAGGGAGTTGCCGTTGCCTTCGGAGTACTCAATGATGTAGTGGTTGGAAGAAGTCCCGGGGACGTCGTTCCACATGCCGGGCGGTGCGTTGTTGTAGATGCCGTAGGGGTAGAATCTGGCTGTATCCTCCGCACCGTTCAAACCGTTTGAGGGGGAGCCCTCACGCCAATTCAGATAAGTTACCGGCTCACCAGTTACCCAAACATATCCCCCGTCGGGCTCCGGCGAGCCGGGGGGTTGATACAGGCCGATCCATGGATTCATCGTGGGGATCGGGTTAGGGTGGGTGTTGGTTACGACGCTATTGACAAATGCATTTTCCTCGGCGGAATGGATTGTAGCCAGGTGACCGCCTAGGCTCTCGGCGTAAGATTGCGCCTGCCAGAAGGTCAATGGGTTGGAATCCACCAGTTGATACCACGAGCCGTTGTAGTATTCCCAATCAGAATCGGCGTGGGCATTCCCCCCGACACCGGCAAGCAGGGCGATGAGCAGAACGCGGGTGGGCAGGCGGGTCATGCTGGGGCTCCTGAGAAGATGGCGAATCGGTGTCAGCAATGCGGGTTCATACAGAGATTCGTAAACGGCGGCAGGATGCTGCGCAGGTTCTTGGGGATTTCTCTATTTTTCGCAGCACCCCCACACAGACGGGCTGAAACGGGCGATTCCCAAGACCGAGTCTACCCGAAAGGTGGGCAGAATCAAGGCCCGCTTTGTATCTACGGTTTCACGAGCCGTCCATCCGCTCCGCCAGTTCCAGCCGAAGGGCCTCCACGGTTTGTTGGAGGTGTTCGAGGGCTTGTTTGGGTTTTTGGTTGAGCAGGGTTTCGGCGGGGATGGGGGGGCCGTATTGGCAGGTGATGCGGCCGAAGGGTTTGGGGAGTTTTTTGGTGCGGGGCCAGCATTCGTAGGCGCCTTCGAGGGCGACGGGGATGATGGTGGGTTTGGCGCGTTTGATGATGAGCATGAGGCCGGGCTCGAAGGGCTCGGTCTGGCCGGTGAGGGTGCGTGCGCCTTCGGGGAAGATGAGCAGGGCGTGGTTTTGTTTGAGGATGTCGATGCAGCGTTTCATGGTGGAGGCGTCGGGCTTGTCCTGGTCGACGGGGATGGCGTTGAGCGAGTCCATGAGGAGGCCGAGGGTTTTGGAGTTCCACAGGGTCTTGCGGGCCATGGCGTAGAACTGCCGGTGGGAGGAGCCGATGCCGGCGATGATGGGGTCGAGCATGGACTGGTGGTTGCAGACGAAGAGGACGGGCCCGGTGCGAGGGATGTGGTGTTGGCCGAAGAACCGGAAGCGGTAGCAGACGGCGAACCAGACGACGCAGAGGGCGTGGCAGCAATGCCACCAGAGGATGCGGGTGAGCGGGTGGCCGGGCTGGCGTTGTTGGAGGTGTTTGAGGAGGGGCATGGGTGTTGGGGGAATGCACGAATGTCGAATGCGCGAATGTCGAAGGAATGTCCAATGACCAAGTCTAAATGACCCATGCGGGGAGTACCAGACGCTTCACGGACTCAGCGTCGGCGTGGGGCTTGTTGACTATTGATCTTGTTGCGCAGCGTTGATTGTCTCGACGAATGCCTTGAAATCATCGTGGTCTCGCCCGGCAGGAACAACAACCTCACTCCCAGTCGCTGGAATACTCACATCAAAGGTCTCGGTTACCCACTTCTGAAAATCTGGATTGATTCCATCATCTTCATACGGCGGTGCGGACAGGTCCTCGAAACCGATTTCTTCGTAACCCACGGAAAGAAGTCTGATGAAGTCTTTCATGCTTCCTGCGAGAACCCTCAGCGCGTCGCCCTCGGAACCCATGTGGACGATCGGTTCTCGGCCGTCTGGCTGCCTCCATATGCAATAGAGCGATCCGTCTGCACCGGCTCCAAACTGAGCAAGTCGATCATCTGCGGCATGTGTGCCAAACCACCAGTAGATTGCTTCGCCATCGTCGGCACGCAGCTCGAAATAGCCGCTGATCGGGTAGCCGTTGTTTTCGCTCCACTCGCAGAGCAGCGCTAGCTCGGGCGGGAAACCAATCGTATCCGGAAAGCCCTTCTGAATAGCGTTTTTCAATTCACTCATTTTGCATCACGAAAGGTGTCACACCCCGACCTTGGCCTTCTCTTTGACGTGCCGGTGCAGCTCGGCGAGGACTTGGTCGAGCGTCATGTCGCTGGTGTCGATGTTGATGGCGTTGTCGGGGCAGATGAGGGGGCCGTCGGCTCGGGCGGCGTCTTTGTGGTCGCGTTCGAGGATGTTGCGGCGGATGGCGTCGACGTTGGCGGGCTTGCCCATCTGTCTGAGCTGGTCGGCGCGGCGGCGGGCGCGGACGGCGGGGTTGGCGTCCAAGTAGAACTTGACTTGTGCGTCGGGGAAGACGACGGAGCCCTGGTCGCGGCCTTCGGTGACGAGGCGGGGGTGTTCGCGGCCGATGCGGCGTTGGTTTTCGACGAGGACCTGTCGGACGCCGGCGAGCTTGGCGACGTCGGAGACGGCGTTGGAGACGTCCATGTCGCGGAGCCGGTCGGTCATGTCGGTATCGCGGACGTACAGCCGGGGCGGGTCGGTGGCCCAGTCGAAGTGGAGCGGGCAGTTTCTTGCGAGTTCGACGACGTAGTAGGGCTCTTCGGCGATGTCGATGCCGCGTTCGATGGCCTTGGCGGCGAGGCCGCGGTACATCGCGCCGGTATCGAGGAAGTCGACGCCGAGGAGTGCCGCGAGCTGCTGGGCGAGGGTGGACTTGCCCGAGCCGGCGGGGCCGTCGATGGTGACGATGAGTTGGTCGGGGGTGGCGGAGGTCACGGTCGGATGATAGCGGATGCCGAGTGGTGGTTGGGAGGCAAACCTGTGGAATGCACGAATGTCGAATGCGCGAATGTCGAAGGAATGACCAATGGCGAAATCCAAATGCGGAAGGTGAGGGTCGAGACTTTCCGGGGGGAGATCCGCACCTTCGCGTTGCTCAGGTACGGCTTGGGGAGCGGGGTGTTTTCATTGGGAATTGGGCATTGGGATTTCTTTCGGCATTCGTCCTTCGTGCATTGGGCATTTCTACCTCAGCCGGTTGTGCCAGCCCTGGACGAGTTCGCGTTTGAGGAAGAGGTAGTAGAGCCGGCCTTCGATAGCGAGGACGCCGGCCTGCTCCTCGGCGACGGGGCCGATGCCGAAGTAGAGGTCGGCGCGGCCCGGGGCGCGGATGGCGCCGCCGGTGTCCTGGTCGAGCATGAGCTGGTTGATGGGGCCGCCGTTGTTGGTGCGCTGGGTTCTTACGAGGACGACGGCACCGGGCGGATAGACCTCTTTGTCGGTGGCGAGGGAGCGCCGGCCCTCGACGCGGAAGCCCAGCGACCCGGCGGGCCAGTCGGTGGCGTCGTACTCTTTGAAGAAGATGAAGCGGTCGTTGCGTTGGATGTAGCGTTCGAGCTCGGCGGGGTTTTGCTGGAAGAAGCGTCGGATGGTGGGCATGGAGACGGTGTTGGCGTCGAGCTTTCCGTCGGCGACGAGCTGTCGGCCGATGGATGTGTAGTCGTAGCCGTTGTTGCCGTCGTAGCCGACGAGGAGCTCGGTGCCGTCGGTCATGTTGAGTTTGGCGCTGCCGTTGACCTCGATGGTGTAGGCGTCGAGTCGTGAGGGGAGGTAGACGAGTTCGCCGCCTTGGAGGAGGTTTTGTTGTTCGATCTGTGCGCGGGTGGGGTATGGGGTGACGGTGCCGTCGGGGTTTCGTCGGCCGAAGGTGAGGCCGGTGGTCGGGTCGGTGAGCAGGTCGTTGGGCCGGCGGTAGAGCGGGTATTGGTATTGGCCGGCGCGTTCGTAGGAGGCGGAGAAGACGGGGGAGTAGTAGCCGGTGAGGAGGACGCCGCCGTTGCCGTCCCAGCCGACGGAGGTGTAGACATCGAACTCGCGGTCGATTTGTTGGGCGGCTTGCCGCGGGTCGCCGGTGTTGGCGAGGATCCACTGGAGGGCCTGGGCGCTGGTACGGGCGTGGATGTGGCTGATGCCGCTGATGGGGAAGGTGCGCTGGCTGGAGGGCAGCGCGTACCAGGCGACGCTTCGTGAGAGGGACTCGGCGAAGCCGGGGTCGGCGAATTGTGCGGCGAGCTGGGTGAGGTCCGGGCGCTCGGTTGGGCTATTGACGAGGCGCAGCGCGGACTGGCCAGGGCGGAGCGCGCGGGCGTAGTCGGGCGGTGGCGGCGGCGGGCCGACGGGCCCGGGCGTGTTGCAGCCGACGAACAGTAAGGTCGAGAAGAGAAGCGCAATCCCTGCGGCGAGGCGCATCCCTGCGGTGCGGGCTATCATGGTCGCTCCCTGATCGTGGTGGTCGAAACCGCTACTAGGATACCCGACCGATGGGTGGGCATCTTGCCTATCTCTCCACAGGCCGGACGCCTGTGCCACTGGCCACGGAGCACTCCCCCTTGGGCGACGGTTTCTTCATCCAGAAGCTCTTCAGCGATGACCCGGGCGAGCGGTTCTTCTTCCTCGCGGCGGTCCTCACGGTCCTCGTGAGCATCGTGCTCCACGAGCTCGCGCACGGGTGGATGGCGATCAAGCTGGGCGACAACACGCCCAACCGGCTTGGCCGAATGACCGGCAACCCGCTGGTGCATATGGGCCCGTTCTCGATCTTCGCGCTGCTGCTGCTGGGGATCGCGTGGGGCCAGATGCCGATCGACCCGAGCCGGATGCGGGGCAAGTATGCCGAGGCGAAGGTGGCGTTCGCCGGGCCGGCGACGAACCTGTCGCTCGCGTTCCTGGCGCTGACCGCGCTGGGGCTGTGGAACCGGCTGGGCGGCGGGCCGACGAACGAGGAGATCCTGAAACTCACGAGTGTGGCCGGCAAGGGCTACATGCTGCTGAGGGTGTTTGGCCAGATGAACCTGCTGTTGTTCGTCTTTAACCTGCTGCCCGTGCCCCCGCTCGACGGCTCGCACATCCTGGCAAACTACCACAAGGGCTACGCCAACCTGCTGGGCGACCCGAGCAAGCAGGGCATCTTCCTCTTCGCGTTCATGTTCGCGTTCATGTTCGCGGGCGTGATCTTCGGGCCGGTGATGAAACTGGGCGGGAAGTATGTGTTGTTGGTGAGTGGGTGAACGCTAAACGGAGTTATCTCATGCTGAAACTTGCCGACTACAACAGACCGCCGGACTCGCGTACGGTGATAGTCCTCAAGGCAGCCGCACGCCGTGCGGCTTGGAACGCGGTGCATGGCCCGCCGCATCTGCGTGCGGGCCGCTTTCGGCCGGAGGATGATCCCGAATTGATGGAGAGAACGCGGAGGTGGTTTGCGGAGGAAAAGTGGGACTGATGCAGACACTTGCCGACAAGCTAGTTGCGATCGCTGGAGCGGTTGAGCCAAGCGAGGGCTACTTCGGCTACCTCGACCTTGTTGATGCGCTGGAATCTGATCCGGGCGCAATGGCGATGTTCCGTGCCTTGCTCAAAGGGGCGAAACCAGAAGAACTTGATTCGCTTGACGAAGTCGATGGCAAGTACGGGTGGATCGTCGGCGGTGCTGCTGACGCGCTTGACCTGTTGCCGGATGATCCGCGTAACTTCATGTCTGCGGAGCGAGCGAACCTGCTGGAAGACAGTGAGGTGCTTGGTGCGCTATGCGGGGCCTGCATTGTGAACGATGTCGAGACCGTCAAGCGGTTGGTCAAGCGGACCGATGTCAATCGCTTGGATCACAACAACCAGCTACCGCTGATGTATGCCGCCGGGAACGATCACCCGGACTGTGTCCGCATTCTGCTGGATCACGGCGCGGACCCAAACAAAGTGCAGAACTGGGGCAATACGCCTATGCACAGTTGCAGATCGAAGGATGTATTGAAGATGATGCTTGAAGCCGGTGGCCGAACAGATATAAAGAACGACCGTGGAGAGACAGTCATTGACCAGCTAAGGCTTTACGGTTGGATCGATTGGCTGCAAGATTGAAACTCAAATCCCCAACAACCGCTCGACAAAATTGATATCCGTGTCGTTGCTCAGGAAGCTGCCGTTCTTGAGGAGGCGTTGGTGCAGGGGGATGGTGGTCTTGGTGGGGGCGATCTCGAACTCGGCCAGGGCGCGGAGCATGATGCGGATGGCTTCGTCGCGGTCTTTGCCGTGGGTGATGAGCTTGCCGATCATCGAGTCGTAGTTGGGCGGGACGCGGTAGCCGGCGTGGGCGTGTGTGTCCATGCGGACGCCGCGGCCGCCGGGCGGGTTGAAGGTGTCGATCGTGCCGGCGCTGGGCGCGAAGTCGCGTGCGGGGTCCTCGGCGTTGATGCGGCACTCCATCGCGTGGCCGTTGATCTTGATGTCCTTCTGCTTGAACGAGAGCTCTTCGCCGGCGGCGACGCGGATGGTCTCCTTGACGATGTCGACGCCGGTGATGAGTTCGCTGACCGGGTGCTCGACCTGCACGCGGGTGTTGACCTCCATGAGGTAGAAGGTGTGCTTGGCGTCCATGAGGAACTCGACGGTGCCGGCGGTGTAGTAGCCGGCGGCCTTGCACATCTTCGCGGCGGACTTGCAGAGCTTGGTGCGTTCGTCCTGGGTGAGCACGGGGCAGGGCGCTTCTTCGATGAGCTTCTGCTTGCGGCGCTGCATGGTGCAGTCGCGTTCCCAGAGGTGGCAGACGTTGCCGTGCTTGTCGCCGAGGACCTGGACTTCGACGTGGCGTGCGTGCTCGATGAATTTTTCGACGTAGACGGTGCCGTCGCCGAACGCGGCCTTGGCTTCGGCGGAGGCCTGGTTGATGCCGGAGACGAGCGAGTTGTCGTTGTGGGCGACGCGCATGCCGCGGCCGCCCCCGCCGGCGGCGGCCTTGATCATGACGGGGTAGCCGATCTCCTTGGCGATCTTGAGCCCGTCTTTTTCGTTGGTGATCGCGCCCTTGGAGCCGGGCGAGGTCGGGACTTTGTTGGCGATGGCGAGCTGCTTGCACTGGACCTTATCGCCCAGGGTGTGCATGGCTTCGACGCTCGGGCCGATGAACTCGATGTTGCACGACCGGCAGACCTCGGCGAAGTGTGAGTTCTCGGCGAGGAAGCCGTAGCCGGGGTGGATGGCGTCGGCGTCGGCGATCTCGGCGGCGGCGATGAGCCGGGGGATGTTGAGGTAGGACTCGGCGGGCGACGGGTCGCCGATGCACACCGCGCGGTCGGCCATGCGCACGTGCTTGGAGTCCTTGTCGGCGGTCGAGTAGACGGCGACCGCCTCGACGCCCAGCTCGTGGGCGGCGCGGATGATGCGGACGGCGATCTCGCCACGGTTTGCGATCAGGATGCGGTCGAACATGGTGGAGTGGCTAGGGGTTAGGGCCTAGGGCCTGGGTGGCTTGGTTCAAGCCGTGGATGTCATGGAAGAGGCGGAGTAAAGATAAGGTGACCGGGGATTTTTTCCCGGGCGGAACGTCTGGATTGCGCGTCACGTGTTTCGTCGTGCCGGCGTCAAGCGTTGGCGTTCCAACCCAGGCCCTAGGCCCTAGCGCCTAACCCCTACGCAATCTCAAACAGCGGCTGGTCGAACTCGACGGCGTCGCCGTTGCTGAACAACACCTTGGTGATCGTGCCGGGCTGCTCGGCCTTGATCTCGTTGAAGACCTTCATGGCTTCGACGATGCAGACGACGGTGTCGGCCGAGACCTTGTCGCCGACCTTGACGAAGTCGTCGGCGTCGGGGCTGGGCGCGGTGTAGGCCGAGCCGACGATCGGGCTCTTGATGGTCTTGCCCGACGAAGGCGCAGGCGCGTCCCCCCCACCGCTTGCGGGTGCCGCGGCGGGTGCGGAAGTTGCCGGTGCCGCAGCGGGCGCCGGTGCGGCGGCAGGGCCCTGGACATATTGCACGGGCCCGCCCTCGCCGCCACGCTTGAGCGTGACCTGTTCTTTTTCGTCGGCCAGGTCGATGAGGTTCAGGTCGTTGTCGACCATGAGCCCGATGAGTTTCTCGAGTTTTTTTAGATCAATCATGGGGGTTCGCTCTTCGCAGGCAAGGGGCGGACAATCGTTGCGTCAAATGATCGACCATTCCAGCGAGGTCGGCAAGTCGCAGAGGTTGCGGTGGCCCTTGTCGGTCACGAGGATGTCGTCTTCGAGCCGGACCCCGCCCTTGGGGCCGAGGTAGATGCCCGGCTCGATGGTGATGACTTGGCCGGGCTCGAGGACGGTGTCGCTCTGCCCGATGCCGGGGGCTTCGTGGATGTTGAGCCCGATGCCGTGGCCCAGGCCGTGGTCGAGGGTGTAGCCGGCTTTCTTCAGGATGCCGCGTGAGCAGTCGTCGAGCTCGCGCAGCGCGACGCCCGGCGCAACCATGTCGATCGCGGCGAGCATCGCCTCTTCAACAACCTTGTAGATCTCGGCGATGTGTTTCTTGGGCTTGCCGAGGTTGATGACGCGTGTCATGTCCGAGCGGTAGCCCGCGACACAGGCGCCCCAGTCGATGAGGATCGACGAGTTCTTCTTGACCTTCCGGCTGCCGGGGATCGCGTGGCTGTGGCTGGCGTGGTCGTCAAACGCGACGATCGTGTCGAAGCCCGGCCCGTCCGCGCCCAGCGCCCGCATCCGGTACTCGAGGTACGCGCAGACCTCGTTCTCCGTCATGCCGACCTCCAGGAACTCGCGCGTCTCGAGGAAGGCCTGCTGCTGGATCTTCACGGCCTTGCGCAGCAGCCGCACCTCGCGGTCGTCTTTGACCGAGCGCTGCTGCAGGAGGCCGTCGTCGTAGTCCTTGATGCGTTTCGCGCCCAGGGCTTTGGCGATCTGCTTGCGGGTCGGGACGAGCATGTACTGCGCCTGGAGCCCGACGCGCTGGACGGAGCGCGGCAGCATGCGTGCGGCCGCGTCGGCGAGGGACTCGCGCTTCTTGTTTTTCGTGCCGCGCATGACGACGCGGACGTGCGGGGCCTCCTCGGGGATGTGGGCCTTGAAGCGGAGGTCGGAGAGAACGACGACCTTGCCGCCGCCGGCGGAGACGTAGCACCAGGAGTCGTCGCCGATGAACCCGGTGAGGTAGCGGATGTCGCGGGCGTTGGTGACGAGCATGCCGTCGAGCCCGTCGGCGCGGAGGCGCTGTCGCAGCAGCTTGACCCGTTGGGCCAGGTGCTCGGGAGTTTTCGGGGCGGCGGATTTACGCTTGGTCTTTGGGCTCATAGGCCGATGAGTGTAACGGCCCGTGCGACGCGCCGCCCGCCGATGCGCGGGCTGGATCGCCCCCGCCCGCGCGGGTCGCAGCGGCCCGCCAAGCGGTCTATACTCCATACAACCCGCGACCGACTTTTCCAGCAAAGCACCGGCCTTACCATGAGCGACAACGACCCCGGCACTCCTCCCCAGCTCCAGGTCGATTCGGACTGGAAGGCACAGGCCCAGGCCGAGAAGGCCAAACTCGCCGCCAAAGAGCAGCAGCGCAAGGCCCCCGCCCAGCCCGCGCCCGGCGCGAGCGCCCCGCGCGGCGCGGCGGCCCCCGAGGGCGAACGCTTCCCCCCCGCCGACTTCGCCGGGCTCATGAACATCTTCGTCTCCCAGACCGTCATGGCCCTGGGCGGTATGGCCCACCCGCAGACCGGCCAGCCCCACGTCGACCTCGACCTCGCGGGCCACTTCCTGGGCCTGCTCGGCGTCCTCGAAGACAAAACCAAAAACAACCTCAGCGACGACGACGCCAAACAGCTCGCAACAACCCTCTACGAGCTGCGCTCGTCCTACATCCAGATCTCCAACGCCTCACGCTCCCCCGCCACCGGCGGGCAGGGCCCGGGCATGTGACCCCCACGCGGACTGCTTGAAACCGCTATCAGGCCGAAGGAACGCATCTTGTCTGAACCAACGAACGCCGCCTCTTCCGCCGGGGGTGGGATGCAGGCGAAACACCACTTCCTGCTCCGCCGCCTGCACTCGCTCTCGGGCATCCTGCCTGTCGGGCTCTTCGTGTGCATGCACCTGTTCACCAACGCCCAGATGATCTGGGGCCAGGACGCCGGGCCCGCCGCCGAATCGACCTTCCAGCACGAAGTCGATTTCATCCACTCCATGCCCGCGCTGCTCTTTATCGAGATCACCCTCTGGGTCTCGATCGGCTTCCACGCCGCGCTCGGCTTCTGGTACACCTTCACCGGCAAGTCGAACGTCAAGTCCTACAAGTACGGCGGCAACTGGCGCTACCTCT
The sequence above is a segment of the Phycisphaeraceae bacterium D3-23 genome. Coding sequences within it:
- the accC gene encoding acetyl-CoA carboxylase biotin carboxylase subunit — encoded protein: MFDRILIANRGEIAVRIIRAAHELGVEAVAVYSTADKDSKHVRMADRAVCIGDPSPAESYLNIPRLIAAAEIADADAIHPGYGFLAENSHFAEVCRSCNIEFIGPSVEAMHTLGDKVQCKQLAIANKVPTSPGSKGAITNEKDGLKIAKEIGYPVMIKAAAGGGGRGMRVAHNDNSLVSGINQASAEAKAAFGDGTVYVEKFIEHARHVEVQVLGDKHGNVCHLWERDCTMQRRKQKLIEEAPCPVLTQDERTKLCKSAAKMCKAAGYYTAGTVEFLMDAKHTFYLMEVNTRVQVEHPVSELITGVDIVKETIRVAAGEELSFKQKDIKINGHAMECRINAEDPARDFAPSAGTIDTFNPPGGRGVRMDTHAHAGYRVPPNYDSMIGKLITHGKDRDEAIRIMLRALAEFEIAPTKTTIPLHQRLLKNGSFLSNDTDINFVERLLGI
- the accB gene encoding acetyl-CoA carboxylase biotin carboxyl carrier protein, with the translated sequence MIDLKKLEKLIGLMVDNDLNLIDLADEKEQVTLKRGGEGGPVQYVQGPAAAPAPAAAPATSAPAAAPASGGGDAPAPSSGKTIKSPIVGSAYTAPSPDADDFVKVGDKVSADTVVCIVEAMKVFNEIKAEQPGTITKVLFSNGDAVEFDQPLFEIA
- a CDS encoding Xaa-Pro peptidase family protein; amino-acid sequence: MSPKTKRKSAAPKTPEHLAQRVKLLRQRLRADGLDGMLVTNARDIRYLTGFIGDDSWCYVSAGGGKVVVLSDLRFKAHIPEEAPHVRVVMRGTKNKKRESLADAAARMLPRSVQRVGLQAQYMLVPTRKQIAKALGAKRIKDYDDGLLQQRSVKDDREVRLLRKAVKIQQQAFLETREFLEVGMTENEVCAYLEYRMRALGADGPGFDTIVAFDDHASHSHAIPGSRKVKKNSSILIDWGACVAGYRSDMTRVINLGKPKKHIAEIYKVVEEAMLAAIDMVAPGVALRELDDCSRGILKKAGYTLDHGLGHGIGLNIHEAPGIGQSDTVLEPGQVITIEPGIYLGPKGGVRLEDDILVTDKGHRNLCDLPTSLEWSII
- a CDS encoding DUF1844 domain-containing protein; the encoded protein is MSDNDPGTPPQLQVDSDWKAQAQAEKAKLAAKEQQRKAPAQPAPGASAPRGAAAPEGERFPPADFAGLMNIFVSQTVMALGGMAHPQTGQPHVDLDLAGHFLGLLGVLEDKTKNNLSDDDAKQLATTLYELRSSYIQISNASRSPATGGQGPGM